A genomic window from Gossypium hirsutum isolate 1008001.06 chromosome D10, Gossypium_hirsutum_v2.1, whole genome shotgun sequence includes:
- the LOC107915354 gene encoding AUGMIN subunit 2: MHDYARFSAQVFFHTKNKLKTRITNLGFLAGCFTSICEPKREKDLVLLLKAILLGFMQKQFFELLMKAASDYGALTAAVTDFQWSQNFKEPPSVWGEMLHPIPVALASCTRFFEAMSATRESFATLQNLRVGHFATPLPTTPAKDPSHRAIGGDSEHTTLPAWKNEMSFLIVKIFLTL; encoded by the exons ATGCACGATTATGCACGTTTTAGTGCTCAAGTATTCTTCCATACAAAAAATAAGTTGAAAACAAGAATAACAAATTTAGGATTTTTGGCTGGTTGTTTTACTTCAATTTGTGAACCAAAAAGAGAGAAGGATTTAGTTTTACTGCTAAAGGCCATTTTACTTGGATTTATGCAAAAACAATTTTTCGAATTACTAATGAAGGCTGCAAGTGATTATGGTGCATTGACAGCTGCTGTTACTGATTTCCAATGGAGCCAAAACTTTAAGGAGCCTCCTTCAGTTTGGGGG GAGATGCTCCATCCAATTCCAGTTGCATTAGCATCCTGCACCCGATTCTTTGAGGCCATGTCTGCAACGAGAGAGTCATTTGCAACACTTCAAAATTTGAGAGTGGGGCATTTTGCAACCCCATTACCAACAACACCAGCCAAGGATCCCTCCCATAGAGCAATAGGAGGAGACTCAGAGCACACAACTCTTCCAGCTTGGAAAAACGAAATGAGTTTtcttattgtaaaaatatttttaacattgtaa
- the LOC107915353 gene encoding probable prolyl 4-hydroxylase 7, which translates to MCEFQAKDKLEKSMVADNESGDSIESEVRTSSGMFLQKAQDEVVADIEARIAAWTFIPTENGESMQILHYENGQKYEPHFDYFHDKANQELGGHRIATVLIYLSDVESGGETVFPNAEGKLSQPKDDSWSDCAKNGYAGHPDSVLRTAASKSREFEAVYGKHRSKGSEDKLPMQSSLDEMVVFIRELISLTRLKTWEEGTCIRSLTQLQQRARMLLHQH; encoded by the exons atgtgTGAATTTCAGGCTAAGGATAAATTAGAGAAGTCAATGGTGGCGGATAATGAATCGGGTGATAGCATTGAGAGTGAAGTTCGAACCAGCTCTGGCATGTTTCTTCAGAAAGCTCAG GATGAAGTAGTTGCTGATATCGAAGCTAGGATTGCTGCATGGACCTTCATTCCAACTG AGAATGGGGAGTCTATGCAAATACTACATTACGAGAATGGTCAAAAGTATGAGCCACATTTCGATTATTTTCATGACAAGGCTAATCAAGAGCTGGGCGGTCACCGTATAGCCACTGTACTGATCTATTTGTCTGATGTTGAGAGTGGTGGGGAAACTGTGTTTCCAAATGCAGAG GGAAAACTTTCTCAGCCAAAGGATGATAGCTGGTCAGATTGTGCAAAAAATGGATATGCAG GGCACCCTGACTCAGTACTACGAACAGCTGCCAGTAAGTCTAGAGAATTTGAGGCTGTATACGGGAAACACCGAAGCAAGGGATCTGAAGACAAGTTGCCAATGCAAAGTAGTCTTGACGAAATGGTAGTTTTTATTCGGGAACTAATCAGCCTTACACGCTTAAAGACATGGGAGGAGGGCACTTGTATTAGGTCATTGACTCAACTTCAACAGAGGGCAAGGATGCTTCTGCATCAACATTGA